A part of Doryrhamphus excisus isolate RoL2022-K1 chromosome 8, RoL_Dexc_1.0, whole genome shotgun sequence genomic DNA contains:
- the gucy1a2 gene encoding guanylate cyclase soluble subunit alpha-2 has protein sequence MSSSSRKISSESFSSSVGSDCGLESPVGDAGDGGLLEPAEEIRGCPFSSHRSLLWNGRSPADRLACPGGEEKPGVGVSHKRVTRRRRVNLDSLGESLRRLTSPTTQTVQEALQRTMKFYRQREIRCPDSGRGDQQCESKEEKCPFLENCGSEEGVLQILQYMATILGVPFFELREHFGEEFFGLCFEENERVLRAVGSNLQDFFNGFDAILEHIRTSTGRRASSESPTFQCKDPCEEEKGRRKLDKAREHGAQDGRGKSLLLHCFNPAPVVGLVMPGLIRAVSKRIFHSEVEVEEVSPLTPLLPSEDAQHSDGDSTTPTPSASPSASPSSSPSPPSTFPTSAPTVCLSFQIHETCPSHFLPNAAPVCSKKAPLSLSTNPSDLRISLATFCRAFPFHLVLGPRMELLQLGEGLRKQARIEPHRSLLFKDCFEIVSPKMEPSFQRILLRLASPFTIRTKPDTTQAGTKEKVMELKGQMIHVPESSSLMFLGSPRVDKLEELMGRGLHLSDIPIHDATRDVILVGEQAKAQDGLKKRMDKLKATLERTHQALEEEKRRTVDLLYSIFPGDVAQKLWQGQPVPARKFDDVTMLFSDIVGFTAVCAQCTPMQVISMLNELYTRFDYQCGILDVYKIETIGDAYCVAGGLHKKVESHARPIAHMALKMMELSEEVLTPDGKPIKLRIGIHTGSVLAGVVGVKMPRYCLFGNNVTLASKFESGSHPRCINVSPTTYQLLKDDRSFSFVPRSRLELPENFPKEIPGTCYFLEAGTSHSHASLTSSRSAPPSSMRKVSYSIGTMFLRETSL, from the exons ATGTCTTCGTCGTCGCGCAAGATCTCCTCGGAGTCCTTCAGCAGCTCGGTGGGCTCCGATTGCGGGCTAGAAAGCCCCGTAGGAGACGCGGGGGACGGTGGGCTCCTGGAACCGGCCGAGGAGATCCGAGGATGCCCCTTCTCCTCCCACAGATCGCTTCTCTGGAACGGCCGTAGCCCCGCCGACAGGCTGGCTTGTCCTGGGGGCGAGGAGAAGCCGGGAGTCGGCGTGTCCCACAAAAGGGTGACCAGAAGGAGGAGGGTGAACTTGGATTCGCTTGGAGAAAGCCTAAGGCGGCTGACCTCACCCACG ACACAGACTGTTCAAGAGGCTCTGCAGAGAACTATGAAGTTTTACCGACAACGAGAGATCAG GTGTCCAGATTCTGGTAGAGGGGACCAGCAATGCGAAAGTAAGGAGGAGAAGTGCCCGTTTTTAGAAAATTGTGGTTCAGAAGAAGGCGTTCTTCAAATCCTACAGTATATggccactatattgg GAGTACCGTTCTTTGAGCTGCGTGAGCATTTTGGTGAGGAGTTCTTTGGCCTGTGCTTTGAAGAAAACGAACGCGTGCTCAGGGCTGTAGGCAGCAACCTTCAGGACTTTTTTAATGGCTTTGATGCCATTTTGGAACACATTCGAACCTCCACAGGTCGCCGTGCCTCATCTGAGAGCCCTACCTTTCAGTGTAAGGATCCCTGCGAGGAAGAGAAAGGTCGTAGGAAATTGGACAAAGCAAGAGAGCACGGTGCACAAGATGGCAGGGGGAAGTCACTGCTTCTTCATTGTTTCAATCCTGCCCCCGTGGTGGGACTGGTCATGCCTGGGCTGATAAGAGCTGTTTCCAAACGCATCTTTCATTCAGAAGTGGAAGTAGAAGAAGTGTCACCGCTGACTCCCTTACTGCCCAGTGAAGATGCACAACACAGTGATGGTGATTCCACCACACCCACACCATCTGCATCCCCATCTGCTTCACCCTCCTCCTCTCCGTCTCCTCCCTCAACTTTCCCAACCTCTGCACCCACGGTTTGTCTGTCTTTCCAAATTCATGAAACATGTCCTTCACACTTCCTTCCAAACGCTGCCCCAGTGTGTTCCAAAAAGGCCCCTCTTTCGCTTTCCACCAACCCCAGTGATCTGCGTATTAGCCTGGCTACATTTTGCCGTGCCTTTCCGTTTCACCTTGTTCTGGGCCCTCGTATGGAACTTCTTCAGCTTGGAGAGGGACTGCGGAAGCAGGCTCGCATCGAACCTCATCGGAGTCTTTTATTTAAGGACTGTTTTGAGATCGTCTCACCCAAGATGGAGCCTTCATTCCAGCGTATCCTACTGAGGCTAGCATCTCCTTTTACCATCCGTACCAAGCCGGACACCACACAAGCCGGGACCAAGGAGAAG GTCATGGAGTTGAAGGGTCAGATGATCCATGTGCCCGAGTCCTCCTCCCTGATGTTTCTGGGCTCACCACGTGTTGACAAATTGGAGGAACTCATGGGCCGGGGCCTTCACCTGTCAGACATTCCCATCCATGATGCCACACGGGACGTTATCTTGGTGGGGGAGCAGGCCAAAGCTCAGGATGGCCTCAAAAAGAGAATGGACAAACTAAAG GCTACATTAGAGCGTACCCACCAGGCGCTGGAGGAGGAAAAGAGAAGAACCGTGGACCTCCTTTATTCCATATTTCCAGGTGATGTGGCCCAGAAGCTGTGGCAGGGTCAACCGGTGCCCGCTCGAAAGTTTGATGACGTCACCATGCTGTTCTCAGACATCGTGGGTTTCACTGCTGTGTGTGCACAGTGCACGCCTATGCAGGTCATCTCCATGTTGAATGAGCTGTACACTCGTTTCGACTACCAGTGTGGCATTCTGGATGTTTATAAG ATAGAGACCATAGGTGACGCCTACTGTGTGGCGGGAGGTCTTCACAAGAAGGTTGAGAGTCATGCAAGGCCCATTGCACACATGGCTCTGAAGATGATGGAACTTTCTGAGGAAGTGTTGACGCCTGATGGGAAGCCTATCAAG CTGAGGATCGGCATCCACACAGGTTCAGTCCTGGCCGGTGTTGTCGGTGTTAAAATGCCACGATATTGTCTCTTTGGGAACAACGTGACTCTGGCCAGCAAGTTTGAATCGGGGAGCCATCCCAGGTGTATCAATGTCAGTCCTACAACTTACCA GTTGCTGAAAGATGACCGATCCTTTTCCTTCGTCCCTCGTTCGCGTCTGGAGCTCCCTGAGAATTTTCCCAAAGAGATTCCAGGAACGTGTTATTTCCTGGAGGCAGGAACGTCCCACAGCCATGCATCATTGACCAGCTCTCGCTCCGCTCCCCCGTCCTCTATGAGGAAAGTGTCCTACAGCATCGGGACCATGTTTCTAAGAGAAACTAGTTTGTAG